From Medicago truncatula cultivar Jemalong A17 chromosome 7, MtrunA17r5.0-ANR, whole genome shotgun sequence, a single genomic window includes:
- the LOC112416468 gene encoding zinc finger BED domain-containing protein RICESLEEPER 2-like: MERKKWQCLHCKRTYVVVASGSTSHLKRHLREVCLIYKKLAAQQQKLNLKPTQSMIDEKLSGPLLMNLSAKYDHERQREAIAHWVMMHEHPFSIVEEEGFLFMMKCSNFSYEEISRKTLKNECVAVYESERKKLKSTLRIVNKICLTTDLWKSQNQKIEYMVLTGHFIDADWVLQKRVLGFVHVPPPRHGVDIADAIFKCLKEWGIENKIFSVSVDNAYYNDRCLKELKVLLSRHQKLVLDGKLFHVRCCAHILNLLVEDGIGRIREIVEKVHDSVRFINQSEARLRTFSEIVQQLKLGGKKLILDCPTRWNSTYQMLSVAMQFKEAFPHFQDREPSYTTLSDEDDWEKVEKVCKLLEVFNFVTHIIYGSEYPTSNLYLTEVFQIKQLLDQAVQDESNFMKDMANAMKEKFDKYWSQCNLVMSLASVLDPRIKMMGVNMCFPLIYPGDEARKNIEKVHKALNDMYLEYVDRLHEHREEGSSRTSAGQNGLTLEPTRPTRWSKLMNYVQEQQAIPAVKSEVQEYLNEPTYKPNNNGHMSFCALEWWKLNSGKYKVLSHMATDVLAISISTVASESTFSAGGRVIDYSELLYILLPLKL, translated from the coding sequence ATGGAACGAAAAAAATGGCAATGTTTACATTGTAAAAGaacttatgttgttgttgcgaGTGGGTCAACTAGTCATTTGAAGAGACATTTAAGAGAAGTATGTCTTATTTACAAGAAGCTAGcagcacaacaacaaaaattaaacttgAAGCCAACACAAAGCATGATTGATGAGAAGCTTTCCGGACCACTACTTATGAATCTAAGTGCTAAGTATGATCATGAGAGACAACGAGAAGCCATTGCACATTGGGTTATGATGCATGAACATCCATTTAGTATTGTTGAGGAAGAAGGTTTTCTTTTCATGATGAAATGTTCTAATTTTTCATATGAGGAAATTAGTCGAAAAACATTGAAGAATGAGTGTGTTGCTGTCTATGAATCTGAAAGGAAGAAATTAAAGTCAACTTTGAGGATAGTTAATAAGATTTGCTTGACCACTGATTTATGGAAGtcacaaaatcaaaagataGAATACATGGTGCTAACTGGCCATTTCATTGATGCTGATTGGGTTTTGCAAAAGCGCGTTCTCGGTTTTGTTCATGTTCCTCCTCCTCGACATGGTGTTGATATTGCTGATGCAATCTTCAAATGTCTCAAagaatggggcattgaaaataaaatatttagtgtgTCTGTGGATAATGCATACTACAATGACAGATGTTTGAAAGAGCTAAAAGTTCTACTTTCAAGGCACCAAAAATTAGTGTTGGATGGAAAGTTGTTTCATGTCCGCTGTTGTGCCCATATACTAAACTTGCTTGTCGAAGATGGTATTGGAAGAATCAGAGAAATAGTTGAAAAAGTGCATGACAGTGTGAGGTTTATCAATCAGTCTGAAGCAAGATTGCGAACGTTCTCGGAAATAGTTCAACAACTAAAGCTTGGtggtaaaaaattaattcttgACTGCCCTACTCGATGGAACTCCACATATCAAATGTTGTCAGTTGCAATGCAGTTCAAAGAAGCTTTTCCACATTTTCAAGATCGAGAACCAAGTTATACAACTCTTTCAGATGAAGATGATTGGGAAAAAGTTGAAAAAGTTTGCAAGCTGCTAGAGgtatttaattttgttacaCATATAATTTATGGTAGTGAATATCCAACTTCAAATTTATATCTTACTGAGGTATTTCAAATCAAGCAATTGTTAGATCAAGCTGTTCAAGATGAGTCTAACTTCATGAAAGACATGGCAAACGCGATGAAGGAAAAATTTGACAAGTATTGGAGTCAGTGTAATCTTGTTATGTCCCTTGCTTCTGTTTTGGACCCTAGGATCAAAATGATGGGAGTAAACATGTGCTTTCCTTTAATTTACCCCGGAGATGAAGCtagaaaaaatatagaaaaggtGCACAAGGCTCTTAATGATATGTACCTAGAGTATGTTGATAGGCTTCATGAGCATAGAGAAGAAGGCTCTAGTAGAACTAGTGCTGGTCAAAATGGGCTGACATTGGAGCCAACAAGACCCACAAGGTGGTCAAAGTTAATGAATTATGTCCAAGAACAACAAGCAATTCCTGCTGTAAAATCTGAAGTTCAAGAGTATTTGAATGAGCCAACTTACAAGCCTAACAATAATGGTCATATGTCCTTTTGTGCTTTGGAATGGTGGAAGTTGAATAGCGGAAAATATAAAGTATTATCTCATATGGCAACAGATGTTCTTGCTATTTCAATATCTACTGTGGCTTCAGAGTCAACTTTTAGCGCCGGGGGGAGAGTTATTGACTATTCCGAGCTTCTCTACATTCTTCTACCGTTGAAACTTTAA
- the LOC11438849 gene encoding metal tolerance protein 11 isoform X1: protein MTGKMVETVEQSNEEELSLLSVSDNGDRSWRLNFDSFQLNSQHTEKTPKPSSGIHDCYGVLGQEDNIAEYYQQQVEVLEGFTEMDALAERGFIPGMSKEERDKLARSETFAIRISNIANMVLFTAKVYASVRSGSLAIIASTLDSLLDLLSGFILWFTAFSMQTPNPYQYPIGKKRMQPLGILVFASVMATLGLQIILESARTLIYTDNTFSLTREQERWVVGIMLSVTLVKFMLMIYCRSFTNEIVKAYAQDHFFDVITNVIGLIAALLANYFDDWMDPVGAIILALYTIRTWSMTVLENVNSLVGRSAAPEYLQKLTYLCWNHHKAVRHIDTVRAYTFGSHYFVEVDIVLPADMPLQEAHDIGESLQEKLELLPEIERAFVHLDYEFSHKPEHAQAHS, encoded by the exons ATGACCGGGAAAATGGTGGAGACGGTGGAGCAATCTAACGAAGAAGAGCTTTCTCTTCTTTCAGTTTCAGATAATGGTGACCGGTCATGGCGGTTGAACTTCGACTCTTTTCAGTTGAATTCTCAGCATACTGAAAAGACACCTAAACCCTCTTCTGGTATTCATGACTGCTATGGTGTTCTTg GTCAAGAAGATAATATTGCTGAGTACTATCAGCAGCAGGTTGAAGTGCTTGAGGGCTTTACTGAAATGGATGCCTTAGCTGAACGTGGTTTCATTCCCGGAATGTCAAAG GAGGAGCGAGACAAATTAGCCAGGAGCGAGACGTTTGCCATCAGAATATCGAACATAGCAAACATGGTTCTTTTTACTGCCAAAGTTTATGCATCAGTCAGAAGTGGCTCCCTAGCCATCATTGCATCTACTTTAGACTCTCTTCTGGACCTCCTTTCTGGATTTATCTTATGGTTCACTGCATTTTCCATGCAAACACCAAACCCATATCAGTACCCTATTGGAAAGAAGCGGATGCAACCATTG GGAATTCTGGTTTTTGCCTCTGTCATGGCAACACTAGGGCTGCAAATAATTTTGGAGTCTGCCCGCACACTAATATACACC GATAATACCTTCAGCTTGACTAGGGAACAGGAGCGCTGGGTTGTGGGTATTATGCTTTCAGTGACTTTGGTGAAATTCATGCTAATGATTTATTGCCGCTCTTTTACTAATGAGATTGTAAAGGCCTATGCTCAGGATCACTTTTTTGATGTGATCACTAATGTGATTGGTCTAATTGCTGCACTTTTGGCCAATTATTTTGATGATTGGATGGATCCTGTTGGTGCTATCATT CTGGCTTTGTACACAATTCGCACATGGTCAATGACAGTGTTGGAAAATGTGAATTCACTTGTTGGAAGATCAGCTGCACCTGAGTATCTTCAGAAACTTACATACCTCTGCTGGAACCACCACAAGGCTGTGAGGCACATTGACACAGTTCGAGCTTACACATTTGGGTCACACTACTTTGTTGAGGTTGATATCGTCCTTCCAGCAGACATGCCTTTACAAGAGGCTCATGATATCGGGGAATCATTGCAAGAGAAGCTCGAACTTTTGCCTGAGATTGAGCGTGCTTTTGTTCATCTCGATTATGAATTCAGTCACAAACCTGAGCATGCACAAGCACATTCTTAG
- the LOC11438849 gene encoding metal tolerance protein 11 isoform X2 — protein MLSMDVMQGQEDNIAEYYQQQVEVLEGFTEMDALAERGFIPGMSKEERDKLARSETFAIRISNIANMVLFTAKVYASVRSGSLAIIASTLDSLLDLLSGFILWFTAFSMQTPNPYQYPIGKKRMQPLGILVFASVMATLGLQIILESARTLIYTDNTFSLTREQERWVVGIMLSVTLVKFMLMIYCRSFTNEIVKAYAQDHFFDVITNVIGLIAALLANYFDDWMDPVGAIILALYTIRTWSMTVLENVNSLVGRSAAPEYLQKLTYLCWNHHKAVRHIDTVRAYTFGSHYFVEVDIVLPADMPLQEAHDIGESLQEKLELLPEIERAFVHLDYEFSHKPEHAQAHS, from the exons ATGCTATCGATGGATGTAATGCAGG GTCAAGAAGATAATATTGCTGAGTACTATCAGCAGCAGGTTGAAGTGCTTGAGGGCTTTACTGAAATGGATGCCTTAGCTGAACGTGGTTTCATTCCCGGAATGTCAAAG GAGGAGCGAGACAAATTAGCCAGGAGCGAGACGTTTGCCATCAGAATATCGAACATAGCAAACATGGTTCTTTTTACTGCCAAAGTTTATGCATCAGTCAGAAGTGGCTCCCTAGCCATCATTGCATCTACTTTAGACTCTCTTCTGGACCTCCTTTCTGGATTTATCTTATGGTTCACTGCATTTTCCATGCAAACACCAAACCCATATCAGTACCCTATTGGAAAGAAGCGGATGCAACCATTG GGAATTCTGGTTTTTGCCTCTGTCATGGCAACACTAGGGCTGCAAATAATTTTGGAGTCTGCCCGCACACTAATATACACC GATAATACCTTCAGCTTGACTAGGGAACAGGAGCGCTGGGTTGTGGGTATTATGCTTTCAGTGACTTTGGTGAAATTCATGCTAATGATTTATTGCCGCTCTTTTACTAATGAGATTGTAAAGGCCTATGCTCAGGATCACTTTTTTGATGTGATCACTAATGTGATTGGTCTAATTGCTGCACTTTTGGCCAATTATTTTGATGATTGGATGGATCCTGTTGGTGCTATCATT CTGGCTTTGTACACAATTCGCACATGGTCAATGACAGTGTTGGAAAATGTGAATTCACTTGTTGGAAGATCAGCTGCACCTGAGTATCTTCAGAAACTTACATACCTCTGCTGGAACCACCACAAGGCTGTGAGGCACATTGACACAGTTCGAGCTTACACATTTGGGTCACACTACTTTGTTGAGGTTGATATCGTCCTTCCAGCAGACATGCCTTTACAAGAGGCTCATGATATCGGGGAATCATTGCAAGAGAAGCTCGAACTTTTGCCTGAGATTGAGCGTGCTTTTGTTCATCTCGATTATGAATTCAGTCACAAACCTGAGCATGCACAAGCACATTCTTAG
- the LOC112416556 gene encoding uncharacterized protein, whose translation MACITTASYTFNVNGDLTNPFQAKKGLRQGDPISPCLFVICMEYLNRGDVGCVTQFFEAFDLFSSASGLKANQSKSSVYFGGVAISAQEAILTKFSLIKGDLPIENWSSKLLSYAGRLQLIKSVLFGVQTYWSQVFTLPKKVLKLIQTACKVFLWTGKSGISKRVLIAWEHICLPKSAGGWNVIDLHCWNQAALSKQFWNLANKKDVLWVKWVHEYYIKGRNVLLMEVPSQASWVVKKVFAGAKTFSNVNGDMFQQANFAIKRMYNALRGDFVKVSWMR comes from the exons ATGGCATGTATCACCACTGCATCTTATACTTTCAATGTTAATGGTGATCTGACTAATCCTTTTCAAGCTAAGAAAGGACTTAGACAAGGAGATCCAATCTCTCCCTGCCTCTTTGTGATCTGTATGGAGTATTTGAATAG AGGAGATGTGGGGTGTGTTACTCAAttttttgaagcttttgatttgttttcttcTGCATCTGGTCTCAAAGCTAACCAATCCAAAAGCTCAGTCTATTTTGGTGGTGTAGCTATTAGTGCTCAAGAGGCAATCCTTACCAAGTTTAGTCTTATCAAAGGTGATCTCCC GATTGAAAACTGGTCATCAAAGTTGTTATCTTATGCCGGAAGATTACAACTTATTAAGTCAGTGTTATTTGGTGTGCAAACTTATTGGAGCCAAGTCTTTACCCTTCCTAAAAAAGTTTTGAAACTTATTCAAACTGCTTGTAAAGTCTTCCTTTGGACTGGTAAATCTGGTATTTCAAAAAGAGTTCTTATTGCCTGGGAGCACATTTGTTTGCCAAAATCAGCTGGTGGTTGGAATGTCATAGATTTGCATTGTTGGAACCAGGCTGCCCTAAGTAAGCAGTTTTGGAACCTTGCCAATAAGAAAGATGTCTTATGGGTGAAGTGGGTTCATGAATATTACATAAAAGGGAGAAATGTGCTTCTAATGGAAGTACCATCACAAGCTTCATGGGtagtaaaaaaagtttttgctGGAGCAAAGACTTTTTCCAATGTCAATGGTGATATGTTTCAACAAGCTAACTTCGCTATTAAGCGAATGTATAATGCTTTAAGAGGTGATTTTGTCAAAGTGAGCTGGATGAGATGA
- the LOC11437799 gene encoding zinc finger protein 8, whose protein sequence is MASKSLSITATSQDEGDSFHTKEGVSMKANEDQPSKSNSSESVDSVKLSKHDVVSPIQVGSTSSFHNNSNERKDEKKNEEKISDVKYFSCSYCKGQYSTLQGLRGHQNAHKAERAMEKQRKEMYNVGALGLGQSHLKPYIIDSSASFIPYNNYRGLGVRMESTIQKPPYTNPRITPNGSKYGYGALRLNDVLHPSLFNLRNNIEASNTGVGTLGFGGASTSRIKDGTNNKIGAILKLGDSSTATSSSSNTNKKNVVATTSAMDDDIKSNIEEEPSNFDSSELDLTLKL, encoded by the coding sequence ATGGCATCCAAATCCCTTAGCATCACTGCCACTTCACAAGATGAAGGTGATTCTTTCCACACAAAAGAAGGGGTGAGCATGAAGGCGAATGAAGATCAACCCTCAAAATCAAATTCCAGTGAGTCTGTCGATTCGGTAAAGCTATCGAAACATGATGTTGTTAGCCCTATTCAAGTTGGTTCAACATCTTCTTTTCATAATAACAGCAATGAAAGGAAAGATGAGAAGAAGAACGAAGAGAAGATCTCGGATGTGAAGTATTTTTCATGCTCCTATTGCAAGGGGCAATATTCTACTTTACAAGGGTTAAGAGGGCATCAAAATGCCCATAAAGCAGAACGTGCAATGGAAAAACAACGTAAAGAAATGTATAATGTTGGTGCTTTAGGTTTAGGGCAATCTCACCTTAAACCTTATATCATTGATTCTAGTGCTTCTTTTATACCTTATAATAATTATAGGGGCCTTGGTGTTAGAATGGAGTCAACAATTCAAAAACCACCTTATACTAACCCTAGGATTACCCCAAATGGTTCTAAATATGGTTATGGTGCTTTGCGTTTGAATGATGTATTACACCCTTCACTTTTTAATTTGAGAAATAATATTGAGGCTAGTAATACTGGTGTAGGAACTCTAGGTTTTGGTGGAGCAAGTACTTCAAGAATTAAAGATggtacaaataataaaattggtgCTATTCTAAAACTTGGTGATTCTTCTACTGCCACAAGTTCAAGCTCAAACacaaacaagaaaaatgttGTGGCTACTACTTCTGCAATGGATGATGATATAAAGTCAAACattgaagaagaaccctccaatTTTGACTCTTCTGAACTTGACTTAACACTCAAGCTTTAG